A single genomic interval of Kogia breviceps isolate mKogBre1 chromosome 6, mKogBre1 haplotype 1, whole genome shotgun sequence harbors:
- the CCNG2 gene encoding cyclin-G2, whose product MKDLGTEHLAGCEGVQLFGLLNLYLEQEQRFQPREKGLSLIEATPENDNTLCPRLRNAKVEDLRSLTNFFGSCTETFVLAVNILDRFLALMKVKPKHLSCIGVCCFLLAAKIVEEECNIPSILDVIRISQCKCTASDIKRMEKIISEKLHYELEATTALNLLHLYHTIVLCHNSERKEILSLDKLEAQLKACCCRLIFSKAKPSVLALCLLNLEVETLKSIELLEILLLVKKHSKVNDSEFVYWRELVSKCLAEYSSPECCKPDLKKLVWIVSRRTAQNLHNSYYSVPELPTIPEVGCFDESESEDSCEDMSCGEESLSSSPHSDQECTFFFSFKVAQTLCFPS is encoded by the exons ATGAAGGATTTGGGGACAGAGCACTTGGCCGGTTGTGAAGGGGTCCAGCTCTTCGGATTGTTGAACCTCTACCTAGAACAGGAACAGAGATTCCAACCTCGAGAAAAAGGGCTGAGCTTGATCGAGGCTACCCCGGAG AATGATAACACTTTGTGTCCAAGATTGAGAAATGCCAAAGTAGAAGATTTAAGGAGTTTAACCAACTTTTTTGGATCTTGCACTGAAACTTTTGTCCTGGCTGTCAATATTTTGGACCGATTCTTGGCTCTTATGAAG gTGAAACCTAAACATTTGTCTTGCATTGGAGTCTGTTGTTTTTTGCTGGCTGCTAAAATAGTTGAAGAAGAATGCAATATTCCATCTATTCTTGATGTAATCCGGATTAGCCAATGTAAATGTACTGCTTCTGACATAAAACGGATGGAAAAAATCATTTCTGAAAAATTGCACTATGAATTGGAAGCTACTACTGCCTTAAACTTGTTGCACTTATATCATACTATAGTACTTTGTCATAATTCAGAAAG GAAAGAAATACTGAGCCTTGATAAACTGGAAGCTCAGCTGAAAGCTTGCTGCTGCCGACTTATCttttcaaaagcaaaa ccatCTGTATTAGCTTTGTGCCTTCTCAATTTGGAAGTAGAAACTTTGAAATCCATTGAATTATTGGAAATTCTTCTGCTTGTTAAAAAACATTCCAAG gttaATGACTCCGAGTTTGTTTACTGGAGGGAGTTAGTTTCTAAATGCCTAGCTGAATATTCTTCTCCTGAATGTTGTAAACCAGATCTTAAGAAGTTGGTTTGGATTGTTTCAAGGCGCACAGCCCAGAACCTCCACAATAGCTACTATAGTGTTCCTGAGTTGCCCACAATACCAGAGGTGGGGTGTTTTGATGAAAGTGAAAG CGAGGACTCTTGTGAAGATATGAGTTGTGGAGAAGAGAGCCTCAGCAGCTCCCCTCACAGTGATCAGGAGTGCACTTTCTTCTTCAGCTTCAAAGTGGCACAGACACTGTGCTTTCCCTCTTAG